A single window of Streptococcus cristatus ATCC 51100 DNA harbors:
- the wecB gene encoding non-hydrolyzing UDP-N-acetylglucosamine 2-epimerase — translation MKKIMLVFGTRPEAIKMCPLVNELKKQGEIETLVCVTGQHKEMVSPVLELFGVKPDYDLEIMKVNQTLFSITTSILDKIKPVLENERPDIVLVHGDTTTTYAAALAAFYLGIKVGHVEAGLRTYNLQSPFPEEFNRQSTSIIANCHFAPTELARENLEKEGRDNVYVTGNTVIDALKTTVREDYSHPVLDWVAGSRLILLTAHRRENLGEPMKHMFRAVKRVLNEHTDVKVVYPIHKNPLVRETAAEIFGDIERIQIIEPLDVLDFHNFMNRSYMILTDSGGVQEEAPSLGKPVLVMRDTTERPEGVAAGTLKLVGTEEETIYQNFKLLLEKDNEYQKMSKASNPYGDGTACKQIVDILKRI, via the coding sequence ATGAAAAAAATCATGTTAGTTTTTGGTACACGTCCAGAAGCGATAAAGATGTGCCCATTAGTAAATGAGTTGAAAAAGCAAGGTGAAATAGAAACTCTTGTTTGTGTGACGGGTCAACACAAAGAAATGGTGAGCCCTGTTTTAGAACTGTTTGGTGTTAAACCAGACTATGATTTGGAGATTATGAAGGTAAATCAAACTTTATTTTCCATTACAACGAGTATTCTAGATAAAATAAAACCTGTTTTAGAAAATGAACGACCAGACATTGTACTTGTACATGGTGATACTACTACTACTTATGCAGCAGCTTTAGCAGCCTTTTATCTAGGAATTAAAGTGGGGCATGTAGAGGCAGGATTACGCACCTACAATTTACAAAGTCCTTTTCCAGAGGAGTTCAATCGTCAGTCGACATCAATTATCGCAAACTGTCATTTTGCACCGACTGAATTGGCAAGAGAAAATCTCGAAAAAGAAGGACGCGACAATGTATATGTTACTGGGAATACAGTGATTGATGCGCTTAAAACGACGGTTAGAGAGGATTATTCACATCCTGTCTTAGATTGGGTTGCTGGAAGTCGTTTGATCCTTCTTACTGCTCATAGACGAGAAAATCTTGGAGAACCTATGAAACATATGTTTCGGGCTGTCAAGCGTGTTTTAAATGAACATACAGATGTCAAGGTTGTTTATCCAATTCATAAAAATCCTTTAGTCAGAGAAACAGCAGCTGAGATTTTTGGAGATATTGAGCGTATTCAGATTATAGAACCACTAGATGTCCTTGATTTTCATAATTTCATGAACCGTAGCTACATGATTCTAACAGATTCTGGCGGAGTTCAAGAAGAGGCTCCGTCTTTGGGTAAGCCTGTTTTGGTTATGCGTGATACTACAGAAAGACCAGAAGGTGTGGCAGCGGGGACTTTAAAGCTAGTAGGAACAGAAGAAGAAACGATTTATCAGAACTTTAAGTTACTTTTAGAAAAAGATAACGAATATCAAAAAATGAGTAAAGCTAGCAATCCTTATGGAGATGGAACAGCTTGTAAACAGATTGTAGATATTTTAAAACGGATATAG
- the comW gene encoding sigma(X)-activator ComW produces the protein MEIQEIYNQFRDYYGELEDEYAHCQRTSLEWESLHLRYLIYYLMRYGIGEMKFFNAYHYRAAYRWYLQSLMLGSA, from the coding sequence ATGGAAATTCAAGAAATTTATAATCAATTCAGAGATTACTATGGGGAGCTTGAGGATGAGTATGCTCATTGTCAAAGGACGAGTCTGGAGTGGGAAAGCCTGCATTTGCGCTATCTGATTTACTATTTGATGCGCTATGGTATTGGGGAGATGAAGTTTTTTAATGCCTATCATTATCGGGCAGCTTATCGCTGGTATTTGCAGTCCTTGATGCTGGGCTCTGCCTGA
- a CDS encoding CapA family protein, with product MEKRSGTKRQVALSNRAFILALLGAVFVSATVILFFQSIMGLPKGSGRNAAKDAPKSSSVAGKNTDSKTVRIMANGDLLYHDGLYMSAQKADGSYDFSENFTYVKDWLQQGDLVLGDFEGTIRSDYPLGGYPLFNAPEAVVPAIKDAGYQVVDLAHNHILDSGLEGVFTTAKAFENHGISPVGVYTHKNRDKSPILIKEIKGIKIAILAYSYGFNGLESNLSQKEIDHHLSTFDEEKMKAEIEQAEKEANITVVMPQTGIEYQLEPNEEQVELYHKMVDWGADIIFGGHPHVVQPSEILEKDGQKKLIIYSMGNFISNQRIETMAGVDTAEWTERGVLMDVTIEKTDKETIIKKAQAHPSWVSRVEKGTYSPEGYPLYTYQTLILEDFIEGGKYRNQLDQATKDRIDTAYKEMKEHVHLNWK from the coding sequence ATGGAGAAAAGATCTGGAACCAAGCGACAAGTAGCGTTAAGCAACCGTGCCTTTATCCTTGCCCTGCTGGGAGCGGTATTTGTATCAGCGACTGTCATTTTATTCTTCCAAAGCATCATGGGGCTGCCTAAGGGAAGCGGTAGGAATGCTGCTAAAGATGCTCCCAAATCCTCCTCGGTTGCAGGAAAGAATACCGACTCGAAAACGGTGCGCATCATGGCTAATGGCGATCTTTTGTATCATGATGGGCTTTATATGAGTGCCCAAAAGGCTGATGGTAGCTATGATTTTTCGGAAAATTTCACCTATGTCAAGGACTGGCTCCAGCAAGGAGATTTGGTCTTGGGAGATTTTGAAGGGACCATACGCTCAGACTATCCTTTGGGAGGCTATCCTCTTTTCAATGCTCCGGAGGCTGTTGTGCCCGCCATCAAAGATGCCGGCTACCAAGTGGTGGATCTGGCCCATAATCACATCCTAGACTCAGGGCTTGAGGGAGTCTTTACGACTGCCAAAGCCTTTGAAAATCACGGAATTAGCCCAGTCGGCGTCTATACTCACAAAAACAGGGACAAATCGCCCATCCTGATCAAAGAGATAAAAGGCATCAAGATTGCTATTCTGGCTTACTCCTATGGTTTTAATGGCCTGGAGTCCAATCTCAGTCAGAAGGAGATTGATCATCACCTATCAACCTTTGATGAGGAGAAGATGAAAGCGGAGATTGAGCAGGCGGAGAAAGAAGCGAACATTACAGTAGTCATGCCACAGACGGGGATCGAATACCAGCTGGAGCCAAATGAGGAGCAGGTCGAGCTCTATCACAAGATGGTGGACTGGGGAGCGGACATCATTTTTGGGGGGCATCCGCACGTAGTGCAGCCTTCAGAAATTCTTGAAAAAGATGGTCAGAAGAAGCTAATTATCTACTCTATGGGGAATTTTATCTCCAATCAGCGGATTGAAACCATGGCTGGTGTGGATACGGCTGAGTGGACCGAGCGTGGCGTCTTGATGGATGTGACCATTGAAAAGACGGATAAGGAGACCATTATCAAAAAAGCTCAGGCACATCCAAGCTGGGTCAGTCGTGTGGAAAAGGGAACTTATTCGCCAGAGGGTTATCCGCTTTACACTTATCAAACCCTTATCTTAGAAGACTTCATTGAGGGTGGAAAATATCGCAATCAGCTGGATCAGGCGACCAAAGATCGGATTGATACGGCCTATAAGGAAATGAAAGAGCATGTGCATCTGAATTGGAAATAA
- a CDS encoding DUF1033 family protein, protein MYSVIEMYGDYEPWWFLDGWEDDIIEKRYFDDYYTALKYYKHRWLEMSEASPFYKSRSDLMTIFWDPADQRWCEECNEDIQQYHSLLLLENERKIPKSKYRPGYRKQNATEKHRICKIKVRAR, encoded by the coding sequence ATGTACAGCGTAATAGAAATGTATGGCGATTATGAGCCCTGGTGGTTTTTAGACGGTTGGGAGGACGATATCATTGAAAAAAGGTATTTCGATGATTATTACACCGCCCTCAAATACTATAAACACCGCTGGCTAGAGATGTCTGAAGCATCTCCATTTTATAAAAGCCGCAGTGATCTTATGACGATTTTCTGGGATCCGGCCGATCAACGTTGGTGTGAGGAGTGCAATGAAGATATTCAGCAATACCACTCCCTGCTTTTGTTAGAAAATGAACGCAAGATCCCCAAGAGCAAGTATCGTCCAGGCTACCGCAAGCAAAATGCCACTGAAAAACACCGTATTTGCAAAATAAAAGTGCGGGCTAGGTAG
- the comGA gene encoding competence type IV pilus ATPase ComGA, with amino-acid sequence MVQKIAKEMIQLARQEAAQDIYLIPKSSCYELYMRVGDERRFIQTYDFDLLSSVISHFKFVSGMNVGEKRRSQLGSCDYDCGEATVSLRLSTVGDYRGYESLVIRLLHDEERELRFWFDNLPDLREKVNSRGLYLFSGPVGSGKTTLMHQLAQMRFGQQQVMSIEDPVEIKQENMLQLQLNETIGMTYDSLIKLSLRHRPDLLIIGEIRDQETARAVVRASLTGATVFSTIHAKSIRGVYERLLELGVSEDELRMVLQGVCYQRLIGGGGVIDFVNQDYQQHEASLWNQQIDQLFADGHITADQRQAEKIIYA; translated from the coding sequence ATGGTTCAAAAAATTGCAAAGGAAATGATTCAATTGGCCAGACAGGAAGCGGCCCAAGATATCTATCTGATTCCCAAGAGCTCTTGCTATGAGCTCTATATGCGGGTGGGAGATGAACGGCGTTTTATTCAAACCTATGATTTTGATTTACTGTCGTCAGTCATCAGCCATTTTAAATTTGTCTCGGGGATGAATGTCGGGGAGAAGAGGCGCAGTCAGCTAGGCTCCTGCGATTATGATTGTGGAGAGGCCACGGTTTCGCTCCGTCTGTCGACTGTCGGGGATTATCGTGGCTACGAGAGTCTGGTGATTCGGCTCTTACACGATGAGGAGCGTGAGCTGCGTTTTTGGTTTGATAATCTGCCTGATCTTCGTGAAAAAGTAAATTCTCGGGGCCTTTATCTGTTTTCAGGGCCGGTTGGCAGTGGAAAGACGACGCTGATGCACCAGCTGGCTCAGATGAGATTTGGCCAACAACAGGTCATGTCTATCGAAGACCCTGTGGAAATCAAGCAGGAAAACATGCTCCAGCTTCAGCTGAATGAAACCATCGGGATGACCTACGACAGCCTTATCAAATTGTCTCTGCGCCACCGACCGGACCTTTTGATTATAGGGGAAATCCGCGACCAAGAAACGGCTCGTGCGGTGGTAAGGGCTAGTTTGACAGGGGCCACGGTCTTTTCAACCATCCATGCCAAGAGCATTCGCGGAGTGTATGAGCGCCTGTTAGAGCTGGGTGTCAGTGAGGACGAGCTGCGCATGGTGTTACAGGGCGTCTGTTACCAGCGCTTAATCGGGGGAGGAGGTGTGATCGACTTTGTCAACCAAGACTATCAACAGCATGAAGCCAGTCTCTGGAACCAGCAGATTGACCAGCTTTTTGCAGATGGACATATCACAGCTGATCAAAGGCAGGCGGAAAAAATTATCTACGCCTAA
- the comGB gene encoding competence type IV pilus assembly protein ComGB encodes MDISQLIKGRRKKLSTPKQKKIIELFRNLFTSGFHLAEIVDFLRRSALLEEVYVAEMRSGLAAGQSFSQIMKRLGFSDNVVTQLSLSELHGNLNLSLGKIEDYLENLSKVRKKLIEVGTYPLMLLGFLVLIMLGLRNYLLPQLDSQNMATQFIHHLPQIFLGGVLVNCLLICGGWFYFRKSSKMRFFSRLAKFPFVGTLVRAYLTAYYAREWGNMIGQGLELSQIFLIMQDQPSQLFQELGRDLETALGAGQGYAEKVGTYPFFKKELALIIEYGEVKSKLGDELELYAEKTWEEFFLRINRAMNLIQPLVFVFVALVIVLLYAAMLLPIYQNMEIQL; translated from the coding sequence ATGGACATATCACAGCTGATCAAAGGCAGGCGGAAAAAATTATCTACGCCTAAGCAAAAGAAGATTATCGAGCTGTTCCGCAATCTCTTTACCAGCGGTTTTCATCTGGCAGAGATTGTCGATTTTCTACGGCGGAGTGCCCTTTTAGAAGAGGTCTATGTCGCAGAAATGCGTTCGGGTTTGGCTGCCGGCCAGTCGTTTTCCCAGATTATGAAGCGTTTGGGCTTTTCAGATAATGTGGTCACCCAGCTATCTTTGTCAGAGTTGCATGGAAATCTAAATCTGAGTTTGGGTAAAATCGAGGATTATCTGGAAAATCTATCCAAGGTTCGTAAGAAATTGATTGAGGTGGGGACTTATCCCTTGATGCTGCTTGGGTTTTTGGTGCTGATTATGCTAGGCTTGCGTAATTATCTCTTGCCCCAGCTGGATAGTCAAAATATGGCTACTCAGTTCATTCATCACCTACCGCAAATCTTCTTGGGAGGCGTTCTGGTGAATTGCTTGCTGATTTGCGGTGGCTGGTTCTATTTTCGCAAGAGCTCTAAGATGAGATTTTTCAGTCGTTTGGCCAAGTTTCCTTTTGTTGGCACCCTAGTACGAGCCTATCTGACGGCCTACTATGCGCGTGAATGGGGAAATATGATTGGGCAAGGGCTGGAATTAAGCCAGATCTTTCTCATCATGCAGGACCAGCCTTCTCAGCTCTTTCAGGAGCTGGGACGAGACTTGGAGACGGCTCTAGGTGCAGGTCAGGGCTATGCCGAGAAGGTCGGTACCTACCCCTTCTTTAAGAAAGAGCTGGCCTTAATCATCGAATACGGCGAGGTCAAGTCCAAGTTGGGTGACGAATTGGAACTGTATGCCGAAAAGACTTGGGAAGAGTTTTTCCTGAGAATCAATCGTGCCATGAATTTGATTCAGCCTCTCGTCTTTGTCTTTGTCGCCCTCGTGATCGTTTTACTTTATGCAGCTATGTTGCTGCCAATTTATCAGAATATGGAGATTCAATTATGA
- the comGC gene encoding competence type IV pilus major pilin ComGC gives MKKLKTLKVKAFTLVEMLVVLLIISVLMLLFVPNLTRQKDTVSDTGNAAVVKVVESQAELYELKNVNEKATLGKLVADGRITDKQVASYKAYYGKNSSEPRAVAD, from the coding sequence ATGAAAAAATTAAAAACTTTGAAGGTTAAAGCTTTCACTCTGGTGGAAATGTTAGTCGTTCTTTTAATCATCAGCGTCTTGATGCTCTTGTTTGTTCCGAATTTGACTAGGCAGAAGGATACTGTTTCAGATACGGGCAATGCGGCCGTAGTCAAGGTGGTAGAAAGTCAGGCTGAGCTTTATGAATTGAAGAATGTTAATGAAAAAGCCACTCTAGGGAAATTGGTTGCTGATGGTCGGATTACCGATAAGCAGGTAGCATCCTATAAGGCTTACTATGGAAAAAACAGCAGTGAACCTCGTGCAGTTGCGGATTAA
- the comGD gene encoding competence type IV pilus minor pilin ComGD → MEKTAVNLVQLRIKAFTLLESLLALFVVSFILLGLSGSVQAGFNQVQEQLFFMEFEHLYQESQKLSLAGHEKIKLTISERKISNGYQQVEFPKTLQEHAPQTIQFDQAGGNSSLSKIVFQTEDKKVVYQLYMGNGKFKKTTNGG, encoded by the coding sequence ATGGAAAAAACAGCAGTGAACCTCGTGCAGTTGCGGATTAAGGCTTTTACGCTGCTGGAAAGTCTCCTAGCCTTATTTGTAGTCAGTTTCATTTTATTAGGTCTGTCTGGCTCTGTTCAGGCTGGTTTTAATCAGGTGCAGGAGCAGCTGTTTTTCATGGAATTTGAGCATCTTTATCAGGAGAGCCAAAAGCTGAGTCTAGCTGGGCATGAAAAGATCAAATTGACCATTTCGGAGCGTAAGATTTCCAATGGCTACCAGCAGGTGGAGTTTCCCAAGACCTTACAGGAGCATGCTCCTCAGACTATTCAGTTTGACCAGGCTGGCGGGAATTCTTCGCTCAGCAAGATTGTTTTTCAAACGGAGGATAAAAAGGTTGTTTACCAGCTTTATATGGGCAATGGAAAGTTTAAAAAGACGACGAATGGAGGCTAG
- the comGE gene encoding competence type IV pilus minor pilin ComGE, whose translation MESLKRRRMEASILLEALVAMAVFAAIASLLLGQISQSRKEQTRLLQEEEVLRVTRMAMQTGQENLTVNGITVRQTKTDQQLTVYHQEEKVLSVKKR comes from the coding sequence ATGGAAAGTTTAAAAAGACGACGAATGGAGGCTAGTATTTTGCTGGAGGCTCTGGTGGCAATGGCGGTTTTTGCGGCTATTGCCAGCCTCCTGCTTGGCCAGATTAGCCAGTCGCGGAAGGAACAGACTCGATTATTGCAGGAGGAGGAAGTCCTACGGGTTACTCGGATGGCCATGCAGACGGGACAGGAAAATCTGACGGTCAACGGCATCACAGTCCGCCAGACCAAGACCGACCAGCAATTAACCGTCTACCACCAAGAGGAGAAGGTGCTCAGTGTTAAAAAACGTTAA
- the comGF gene encoding competence type IV pilus minor pilin ComGF gives MLKNVKIKAFTLLETLVALLVLSGGMLVFQSMTKLLAFELRHQQENKQQEWLLFVDQLETELSRSQFDRVENDKIYVKQDGKNIALGKSRSDDFRKTDSSGRGYQPMIYGLKAAPVSQEGDLVRFRFRFENNLEREYIYRVQDKS, from the coding sequence GTGTTAAAAAACGTTAAAATTAAAGCTTTTACACTCTTAGAGACTCTAGTCGCCCTGCTGGTCTTGAGCGGTGGTATGCTAGTCTTTCAGTCGATGACCAAGCTTCTGGCTTTTGAACTGCGACATCAACAGGAAAATAAGCAGCAGGAATGGCTCTTATTTGTCGATCAGTTGGAGACGGAGCTATCGCGCAGCCAATTTGACCGAGTCGAAAACGACAAAATCTATGTCAAACAGGATGGTAAAAATATAGCTTTGGGCAAGTCTCGGAGTGATGATTTCCGCAAGACGGATTCTTCGGGGCGTGGCTATCAACCCATGATCTATGGACTCAAAGCTGCTCCGGTCAGTCAGGAGGGGGACCTTGTTCGCTTTCGCTTCCGGTTTGAAAATAATTTAGAAAGAGAGTACATCTATCGTGTTCAAGATAAAAGTTAA
- the comGG gene encoding competence type IV pilus minor pilin ComGG, whose protein sequence is MFKIKVKAGILLYALFMAAVFSLLLQFYLNRQVANQRLFQANRERAEAYALAVLTKETATEENGQLAFDKGSTHYRRQGNMLEVSSQLANQKSYSFYFESKKESEKEDKEAKDSKDTKKSKAPSPSTDKRSD, encoded by the coding sequence GTGTTCAAGATAAAAGTTAAGGCAGGCATCTTGCTTTATGCCCTCTTTATGGCAGCAGTCTTTAGCTTGCTCTTGCAATTTTATCTGAATCGGCAGGTGGCCAATCAGCGTCTCTTTCAAGCCAATCGGGAGCGGGCAGAAGCCTATGCCTTGGCTGTTTTGACCAAGGAGACTGCCACAGAGGAGAACGGGCAGTTAGCCTTTGACAAAGGGAGCACCCATTATCGCAGGCAGGGAAATATGCTGGAAGTCAGCAGCCAACTCGCCAATCAGAAGAGCTATTCTTTCTATTTTGAGAGCAAAAAGGAGTCAGAGAAGGAGGACAAGGAAGCTAAAGACTCCAAAGATACTAAAAAAAGTAAAGCGCCCTCTCCTTCAACCGACAAGAGAAGCGACTAA
- a CDS encoding class I SAM-dependent methyltransferase, whose amino-acid sequence MKFEKIERAFHLLLENVQNIQNVLGTNFYDALIEQNGIYLDGDTDLQEILKNNDKLRALHLTKEEWRRAYQFIFMKASQTEPLQANHQFTPDSVGFLLSFLIDQLARDERVDLLEIGSGTGNLAETLLNHTQKNMDYLGLEIDDLLIDLSASIAEVMNSKAHFAQGDAVRPQVLKESDLIVSDLPVGYYPDDAVAARYEVASPDEHTYAHHLLMEQSLKYLKPGGYAIFLAPNNLLTSPQSHLLKKWLLSSAQLLAMISLPEKIFASRQNAKTIFVLRKQGESVIQPFIYPLQDLQSQDEILKFRESFQNWVKVSEIRTNF is encoded by the coding sequence ATGAAATTTGAAAAAATAGAACGAGCTTTTCATCTACTTTTAGAAAACGTGCAAAATATCCAAAATGTGCTGGGGACAAATTTCTATGATGCCTTGATTGAGCAGAATGGGATTTATCTGGACGGAGATACAGACTTACAAGAAATTCTGAAAAACAATGACAAGCTTCGTGCCTTGCATTTGACCAAGGAGGAGTGGCGTCGGGCTTATCAGTTTATTTTTATGAAGGCTTCTCAGACAGAGCCACTCCAAGCTAATCACCAGTTCACACCGGATTCGGTCGGCTTTTTGCTGAGTTTTTTGATTGACCAGTTGGCCCGAGACGAGAGAGTTGATTTGCTAGAGATCGGTAGTGGGACAGGCAATTTGGCGGAGACTCTGCTCAACCACACGCAAAAGAATATGGATTATCTGGGCCTAGAAATTGACGATTTGCTGATTGATTTGTCTGCCAGCATTGCCGAAGTTATGAATTCTAAGGCACACTTTGCTCAAGGAGATGCGGTGCGGCCTCAGGTTCTGAAAGAAAGCGACTTGATTGTCAGTGATTTGCCAGTGGGCTATTATCCAGATGATGCCGTGGCAGCTCGTTATGAGGTTGCCAGTCCAGACGAGCATACTTACGCCCATCATCTCTTGATGGAGCAATCGCTAAAATATTTGAAGCCGGGAGGCTATGCTATCTTTCTCGCACCAAATAATCTGCTGACGAGTCCTCAAAGTCACCTGCTTAAAAAATGGCTACTGTCTAGCGCTCAGCTTTTGGCAATGATTTCCCTGCCAGAGAAGATTTTCGCGAGCCGACAGAATGCTAAGACGATATTTGTCCTGAGAAAACAAGGCGAATCAGTCATCCAGCCGTTTATCTACCCTTTGCAGGACTTGCAAAGTCAGGATGAAATCTTAAAGTTTCGTGAAAGTTTTCAAAACTGGGTCAAAGTTAGTGAAATTCGAACAAATTTCTGA
- a CDS encoding acetate kinase, with the protein MSKTISINAGSSSLKWQLYSMPEEKVLAKGLIERIGLKDSISTVKFDGRSERQTLDIADHTQAVKILLDDLKRFEIIQSYDEITGVGHRVVAGGEYFKESALVTDDVLEKIEELSLLAPLHNPANADGIRAFRQLLPDITSVAVFDTSFHTTMPEKAYRYPLPTKYYTENKVRKYGAHGTSHEYVAHEAAKLLGKPIEELKLITCHIGNGASITAVDKGRSVDTSMGFTPLGGVMMGTRTGDIDPAIIPYLMQHTDDFNTPEDISRILNRESGLLGVSEKSSDMRDIHEAMRAGDEKAQLANEIFVDRIQKYIGQYLAILNGADAIIFTAGIGENSVTIRRMVIEGISWFGCDVDPEKNFFGATGDISTEAAKVRVLVIPTDEELVIARDVERFKNQ; encoded by the coding sequence ATGTCAAAAACTATTTCTATTAATGCCGGAAGTTCAAGTTTAAAATGGCAACTTTATTCAATGCCAGAGGAAAAGGTGCTAGCTAAAGGTTTGATTGAGCGGATTGGTCTCAAAGATTCAATCTCTACGGTTAAATTTGATGGTCGTTCTGAACGCCAAACCTTAGATATTGCTGACCATACACAAGCTGTGAAAATTTTATTGGACGATTTGAAACGATTTGAAATTATTCAATCTTACGATGAAATCACAGGTGTTGGGCACCGTGTCGTAGCTGGAGGCGAGTATTTCAAAGAATCAGCTCTTGTGACCGACGATGTGTTGGAAAAGATTGAAGAGTTGTCTCTGCTAGCTCCTTTACACAATCCTGCTAATGCTGACGGTATCCGTGCTTTCAGGCAACTTCTTCCAGACATTACCAGTGTGGCTGTTTTTGATACATCTTTCCACACAACCATGCCAGAAAAAGCTTATCGCTATCCATTGCCAACCAAGTATTACACTGAAAATAAGGTTCGTAAATACGGAGCGCACGGAACTAGCCATGAGTATGTAGCCCACGAAGCTGCGAAACTTTTGGGTAAACCGATTGAAGAATTGAAACTCATCACTTGCCACATCGGAAACGGTGCTTCTATCACAGCAGTTGATAAGGGGCGCTCAGTGGATACTTCTATGGGCTTCACTCCTCTTGGTGGGGTTATGATGGGAACACGTACGGGTGACATCGATCCAGCGATTATTCCATACTTGATGCAGCATACAGATGATTTCAACACGCCAGAAGATATCAGTCGAATTCTGAACCGTGAATCTGGACTGTTGGGTGTTTCAGAGAAATCAAGCGATATGCGTGATATTCATGAAGCTATGCGTGCAGGTGATGAAAAGGCACAATTGGCAAATGAAATTTTTGTGGATCGCATTCAAAAATACATTGGTCAGTATTTAGCTATTTTAAATGGAGCAGATGCCATTATCTTTACAGCTGGTATTGGTGAAAACTCTGTGACCATCCGTCGCATGGTTATCGAAGGAATTTCTTGGTTTGGCTGCGATGTTGATCCAGAGAAGAATTTCTTTGGTGCCACAGGAGATATTTCAACAGAAGCTGCTAAAGTCAGAGTTCTGGTTATCCCGACAGATGAAGAGTTAGTCATTGCGCGTGATGTAGAACGCTTTAAAAATCAATAA
- a CDS encoding RluA family pseudouridine synthase yields the protein MKFTITIPASLPPMTVKELLEDQLLIPRKIRHFLRTKKHILVNGESIHWQTLVKPGDSIQLTFDKEDYPEKELPPGQPHLVKELYQDEHLIIVNKPNGMKSHGNEPTEVALLNHVSSYVGQTCYVVHRLDKETSGAILFAKNPFVLPILNRLLENKEISREYWALAQGKFPSKTIVYKDKIGRDRHDRRKRLVDPKKGLYAETHVTRLKDFGNTTLVKCQLKTGRTHQIRVHLAHHGHPIIGDPLYHSQPQGRLMLHAHRLTLTHPFTLETISMEAPSESFEAEIKQHRNKSKKDS from the coding sequence ATGAAATTTACTATTACCATCCCCGCAAGCCTGCCTCCGATGACCGTCAAAGAATTACTAGAAGACCAGCTGCTCATCCCACGAAAGATTCGGCACTTTCTCCGAACCAAGAAACACATTTTGGTTAACGGTGAGTCCATCCATTGGCAAACTTTGGTCAAGCCTGGTGACAGCATTCAACTGACCTTTGACAAAGAGGATTATCCAGAAAAAGAACTCCCCCCTGGCCAACCTCATCTGGTCAAGGAGCTCTATCAAGACGAGCATCTCATCATCGTCAACAAGCCAAACGGCATGAAAAGTCACGGCAATGAGCCGACAGAAGTCGCTCTGCTCAATCATGTGTCAAGCTATGTCGGACAGACCTGCTATGTCGTCCACCGGCTGGACAAAGAAACCAGTGGCGCCATCCTGTTTGCTAAAAATCCCTTTGTCCTCCCCATTCTCAACCGACTCTTGGAAAACAAAGAAATCTCCCGCGAATATTGGGCCCTTGCTCAAGGAAAATTTCCCAGCAAGACTATCGTTTATAAAGATAAAATTGGACGCGACCGCCATGACCGACGGAAACGCCTCGTTGATCCGAAAAAAGGACTCTACGCCGAAACTCATGTAACCCGACTTAAGGACTTTGGCAACACGACTCTGGTCAAATGTCAATTGAAAACCGGACGGACTCACCAAATTCGTGTCCATCTCGCCCATCACGGCCATCCCATTATCGGCGATCCTCTCTACCATTCTCAACCCCAAGGCCGCCTCATGCTCCATGCCCACCGCTTGACATTGACTCATCCGTTCACCCTAGAAACCATCAGCATGGAAGCACCGTCAGAGAGTTTTGAAGCAGAAATCAAACAGCATAGAAACAAGTCTAAAAAAGATAGCTAA